One window of the Streptococcus parasanguinis ATCC 15912 genome contains the following:
- a CDS encoding SIS domain-containing protein has protein sequence MLDYTKEDLQELGAEITSREIYQQPSVWKETARLYQERKAEIKAFLEKIGQEYDYIKVILTGAGTSAYVGDTLVPYLQEVHDERHWNFQSIATTDIVAHPQTYLKKEVPTVLVSFARSGNSPESVATVQLAQDLVDELYQITITCAEEGKLAQQAHGDERNLLFLQPKETNDAGFAMTSSFTSMLLTALLVFDPSEEEIKENRVSELVHLSEQILEKDREVKEVVDLDFERVIYLGAGPFFGLAHEAQLKILELTAGKIATMYESPVGFRHGPKSLINDQTLVLVFGSIDPYTRQYDLDLVREVAGDQIARQVVLLTDQVAGIEHVREVLVEASADSLDIYRAFPYIIYGQLISLLTSLKVQNRPDTPSPTGTVNRVVQGVIIHSFHKE, from the coding sequence ATGTTAGACTATACAAAAGAAGACTTGCAGGAGCTAGGAGCAGAGATCACCAGTCGTGAGATCTACCAACAACCAAGTGTTTGGAAAGAAACGGCTCGCTTGTACCAAGAAAGAAAAGCGGAAATAAAAGCTTTCTTAGAAAAAATTGGGCAAGAGTATGACTATATCAAGGTCATCTTGACAGGGGCTGGGACCTCAGCCTATGTGGGAGATACCTTGGTTCCATATTTGCAGGAAGTGCATGATGAACGCCACTGGAATTTCCAATCGATTGCGACGACGGATATCGTAGCTCATCCTCAAACCTATTTGAAAAAAGAGGTTCCGACGGTTTTAGTATCCTTTGCCCGGAGTGGCAATTCGCCAGAAAGTGTCGCAACCGTGCAGTTGGCCCAAGATCTGGTTGATGAACTCTATCAGATCACCATTACCTGTGCCGAAGAAGGAAAACTGGCCCAGCAAGCCCACGGGGATGAGCGCAATCTCTTGTTTCTCCAACCAAAAGAAACCAACGATGCTGGCTTTGCGATGACCTCTAGCTTCACCTCCATGCTCTTGACAGCTCTCTTGGTCTTTGATCCAAGCGAGGAAGAGATCAAGGAAAACCGAGTATCAGAGCTGGTTCATCTGTCTGAGCAAATCTTGGAGAAGGACCGTGAGGTCAAAGAAGTGGTCGATCTAGACTTTGAGCGGGTGATCTATCTGGGGGCAGGACCTTTCTTTGGCCTAGCCCATGAAGCCCAGCTCAAGATTTTAGAATTAACCGCAGGCAAAATCGCGACCATGTACGAGAGTCCTGTCGGCTTCCGTCACGGTCCAAAATCCCTCATCAATGACCAAACCCTCGTCTTGGTCTTTGGTTCCATTGATCCTTATACCCGTCAGTATGATCTGGACTTGGTTCGAGAAGTTGCAGGGGATCAAATTGCCCGTCAAGTTGTCCTCTTGACGGATCAAGTTGCAGGGATTGAGCATGTACGGGAAGTGTTAGTAGAAGCATCAGCAGACTCACTAGATATTTACCGTGCCTTCCCATACATTATCTATGGTCAATTGATTTCTCTCTTGACTTCGCTCAAGGTGCAAAATCGCCCAGATACGCCTTCACCGACTGGTACCGTCAATCGGGTTGTGCAAGGGGTGATCATTCATTCATTTCATAAAGAATAG
- a CDS encoding PTS system mannose/fructose/N-acetylgalactosamine-transporter subunit IIB, translated as MTIVGCRIDGRLIHGQVANLWTTKLNVSRIMVIDDEVAQNDIEKSGLKLATPPGVKLSILPVAKAAENILAGKYDSQRLFIVARKPDRFLRLIEAGVQLETLNVGNMSQSDETRAITRSINVVDADVEDFNKIHEKGVKITSQMVPNDTAEDFMKLLK; from the coding sequence ATGACTATTGTAGGATGCCGTATCGATGGACGTTTGATCCACGGGCAGGTAGCCAATCTTTGGACTACCAAACTAAATGTTTCACGTATCATGGTGATCGATGATGAAGTCGCTCAAAATGATATCGAAAAAAGTGGCTTGAAACTAGCGACACCACCTGGTGTTAAGCTTAGTATCTTGCCAGTCGCAAAGGCTGCGGAAAATATCTTGGCTGGAAAATATGATAGCCAACGACTCTTTATCGTAGCTCGCAAACCAGATCGTTTCCTTCGTTTGATCGAAGCAGGCGTTCAGCTTGAAACGCTGAATGTCGGCAATATGTCTCAATCCGATGAGACCCGCGCGATTACCCGCTCGATCAATGTGGTGGACGCGGACGTGGAAGACTTCAACAAGATCCACGAAAAAGGTGTGAAAATTACGTCTCAGATGGTGCCAAACGACACTGCAGAAGACTTTATGAAGTTATTAAAGTAA
- a CDS encoding PTS mannose/fructose/sorbose/N-acetylgalactosamine transporter subunit IIC — MIQWWQILLLTLYSAYQICDELTIVSSAGSPVFAGFITGLVMGDLGTGLFIGASLQLTVLGVGTFGGASRIDATSGAVLATAFSVAQGIKPEIAISTIAVPVAALLTYADILGRMSTTAFAHRIDAAIERFDYKGIERNYLLGAVPWALSRALPVFLALAFGGAFVQSVVDFVAKYQWFANGLTLAGRMLPGLGFAILLHYLPVKRHLHYLALGFGLTAMLTVLYSNVQSVGAAISSMLGTDAFAKLPKEQMVAFTNNFKSVSMIGVAIIGIFLAVQHFKNSQRTVVAAPASNVESGEIEDDEF; from the coding sequence ATGATACAATGGTGGCAAATTTTACTACTTACTTTGTACTCAGCTTATCAAATCTGTGATGAGTTGACGATTGTTTCATCAGCAGGCTCACCAGTCTTTGCTGGTTTCATTACAGGACTTGTTATGGGGGATTTAGGAACAGGTCTCTTTATCGGAGCTTCTCTTCAATTGACAGTACTCGGTGTTGGTACTTTTGGTGGAGCTTCTCGTATTGACGCAACATCTGGTGCCGTTCTTGCAACTGCCTTCTCAGTAGCGCAAGGCATTAAACCAGAAATTGCGATTTCAACTATTGCCGTTCCCGTAGCTGCTCTCTTGACTTATGCAGATATCCTTGGCCGTATGAGTACTACTGCCTTTGCACACCGTATTGATGCGGCAATCGAACGCTTTGATTATAAAGGGATTGAACGCAACTACCTTCTTGGTGCGGTTCCTTGGGCTCTCTCTCGTGCCCTTCCAGTCTTCTTGGCTCTTGCCTTTGGTGGTGCTTTTGTCCAATCTGTTGTTGACTTTGTTGCAAAATATCAATGGTTTGCAAACGGCTTGACACTTGCAGGTCGCATGCTCCCTGGTCTTGGTTTTGCAATCTTGCTTCACTACTTGCCTGTGAAACGTCACCTTCACTATCTTGCCCTTGGTTTTGGCTTGACAGCGATGTTGACAGTGCTTTACAGCAATGTTCAAAGTGTTGGTGCTGCAATTTCTTCTATGCTTGGAACAGATGCTTTTGCAAAACTTCCAAAAGAACAAATGGTTGCTTTCACAAACAACTTCAAATCTGTATCTATGATCGGGGTTGCCATCATCGGTATCTTCCTTGCAGTGCAACACTTTAAAAACAGCCAACGTACAGTTGTAGCTGCTCCAGCAAGCAATGTAGAAAGCGGGGAAATTGAAGATGACGAATTCTAA
- a CDS encoding PTS sugar transporter subunit IIA yields the protein MAKELVLVSHGRFCEELKASTEMIMGPQESIHTVALLPEEGPEDFTAKFEATVQGLEDYIVFADLLGGTPCNTVSRLILEGRAIDLYAGMNLPMVIEFINSSLTGNEGDYPERAKESIVKVNDLLSNLDDDEDE from the coding sequence ATGGCAAAAGAGTTAGTATTGGTCAGCCATGGTCGCTTTTGTGAAGAGCTTAAAGCGAGCACAGAGATGATTATGGGACCACAAGAATCCATCCATACGGTTGCACTCTTACCAGAAGAAGGACCAGAAGACTTTACTGCTAAATTTGAAGCAACAGTCCAAGGTCTAGAAGACTATATTGTATTTGCTGATCTCTTGGGAGGAACTCCTTGCAACACCGTGAGCCGCTTGATCCTTGAAGGACGTGCGATTGACTTATACGCAGGGATGAATCTTCCGATGGTCATCGAATTCATCAATAGCAGCCTGACTGGTAATGAAGGGGACTACCCTGAACGTGCAAAAGAAAGTATTGTCAAGGTCAATGACCTCTTGTCAAACCTTGATGATGATGAAGATGAGTAG
- the purB gene encoding adenylosuccinate lyase — translation MIDRYSRPEMANIWTEENKYRAWLEVEILADEAWAELGEIPKEDVALIREKADFDIDRILEIEQQTRHDVVAFTRAVSETLGEERKWVHYGLTSTDVVDTAYGYLYKQANDIIRKDLENFLNIIADKAKEHKFTIMMGRTHGVHAEPTTFGLKLATWYSEMKRNIERFEHAAAGVEAGKISGAVGNFANIPPFVEKYVCDKLGIRAQEISTQVLPRDLHAEYFAVLASIATSIERMATEIRGLQKSEQREVEEFFAKGQKGSSAMPHKRNPIGSENMTGLARVIRGHMVTAYENVALWHERDISHSSAERIIAPDTTILIDYMLNRFGNIVKNLTVFPENMIRNMNSTFGLIFSQRAMLTLIEKGMTREQAYDLVQPKTAQSWDNQVDFKPLLESDPEVTSRLTQEEIDEIFNPTYYTKRVDEIFERIGLGD, via the coding sequence ATGATTGATAGATATAGCCGCCCTGAGATGGCGAACATTTGGACTGAAGAAAATAAATACCGTGCTTGGCTTGAGGTGGAAATCTTGGCTGACGAAGCATGGGCTGAATTGGGAGAAATCCCTAAGGAAGATGTGGCTTTGATTCGTGAAAAAGCGGACTTTGACATCGACCGTATTTTGGAAATCGAGCAGCAAACTCGTCACGATGTGGTGGCTTTCACACGTGCGGTTTCTGAGACGCTTGGTGAAGAACGTAAGTGGGTTCACTATGGTTTGACTTCTACTGACGTAGTAGATACGGCCTATGGTTACCTCTACAAACAAGCCAACGACATCATCCGCAAGGACCTTGAAAACTTCCTTAACATCATTGCTGACAAAGCGAAAGAACACAAGTTCACCATCATGATGGGTCGTACGCACGGTGTGCACGCTGAGCCGACAACTTTTGGTCTTAAATTGGCAACTTGGTACAGCGAAATGAAACGGAACATCGAGCGTTTCGAGCATGCGGCTGCTGGCGTGGAAGCTGGTAAAATTTCTGGTGCGGTTGGTAACTTTGCCAACATCCCACCATTCGTTGAAAAATACGTCTGCGACAAATTGGGTATCCGTGCTCAAGAAATCTCTACACAGGTCCTTCCTCGTGACCTTCACGCTGAGTACTTTGCAGTTCTTGCGAGCATCGCAACATCTATCGAACGTATGGCAACGGAAATCCGTGGTCTTCAAAAATCTGAACAACGTGAAGTGGAAGAGTTCTTTGCCAAAGGTCAAAAAGGGTCTTCAGCAATGCCTCACAAACGTAACCCAATCGGTTCTGAAAACATGACAGGCCTTGCGCGTGTTATCCGTGGTCACATGGTGACAGCTTATGAAAACGTAGCCCTTTGGCACGAACGTGATATCTCTCACTCATCAGCTGAGCGTATCATCGCACCAGACACAACAATCTTGATTGATTACATGCTCAACCGTTTCGGAAACATTGTTAAGAACTTGACAGTCTTCCCAGAAAACATGATCCGCAACATGAACTCTACATTTGGTTTGATCTTCAGCCAACGTGCGATGCTTACTTTGATTGAAAAAGGCATGACACGTGAGCAAGCTTACGACCTTGTTCAACCAAAGACTGCCCAATCATGGGATAACCAAGTGGACTTCAAGCCACTTCTTGAATCAGATCCAGAGGTAACTTCACGCCTCACTCAAGAAGAAATCGACGAAATCTTCAATCCAACTTACTACACCAAACGGGTGGATGAAATCTTCGAACGCATCGGTTTGGGTGACTAA
- a CDS encoding PTS system mannose/fructose/sorbose family transporter subunit IID — MTNSKNYKLTKEDFKQINKRSLFTFQLGWNYERMQASGYLYMLLPQLRKMYGDGTPELKEMMKLHTQFFNTSPFFHTIITGFDLALEEKDGVNSKDAVNGIKTGLMGPFAPLGDSIFGSLVPAIMGSIAATIASQGQPWGIFLWIAVAVAYDIFRWKQLEFAYKEGTNLINNMQSTLTALIEAASVLGIFMVGALIATMINVDVTWMPHIGDKAIDIQDMLNLIFPRLVPAIITGVIYWLLGRKGMNSTKAILLIIVAAIAFSAFGHFCFGMQ; from the coding sequence ATGACGAATTCTAAGAACTACAAACTCACTAAAGAGGATTTTAAACAAATCAACAAACGTAGCCTCTTCACCTTCCAATTGGGTTGGAACTACGAACGGATGCAGGCTTCTGGTTACCTTTACATGCTTCTTCCACAATTGCGGAAAATGTATGGAGACGGCACACCTGAATTGAAAGAAATGATGAAATTGCATACGCAATTCTTCAATACTTCTCCATTCTTCCACACCATTATCACTGGTTTTGATTTGGCTTTGGAAGAAAAAGATGGTGTCAACTCTAAAGATGCGGTTAACGGGATCAAGACAGGTCTCATGGGACCATTTGCCCCTCTTGGAGACTCTATCTTTGGATCTTTGGTTCCAGCTATTATGGGATCTATTGCAGCAACCATCGCATCACAAGGTCAACCATGGGGGATCTTCCTTTGGATTGCTGTAGCAGTTGCGTATGATATCTTCCGTTGGAAACAGTTGGAATTTGCTTATAAAGAAGGTACCAACTTGATCAACAACATGCAAAGTACCTTGACAGCTTTGATCGAAGCAGCTTCTGTACTTGGTATCTTCATGGTCGGTGCCTTGATTGCAACCATGATCAATGTGGATGTAACCTGGATGCCACACATCGGGGACAAAGCCATCGATATCCAAGACATGCTCAATTTGATCTTCCCACGCTTGGTTCCAGCTATTATCACAGGTGTGATTTACTGGTTGCTTGGACGTAAAGGAATGAACTCAACTAAAGCCATCTTGTTGATTATCGTCGCAGCGATTGCCTTTTCTGCCTTTGGTCATTTCTGCTTCGGCATGCAATAA
- a CDS encoding glycoside hydrolase family 35 protein: MDVFEIRDDFYLKGQPFKILSGAIHYFRIDPADWYHSLFNLKALGFNTVETYVPWNVHEPRKGQFDFSGRLDLERFIQTAQSLGLYMIVRPSPFICAEWEFGGLPAWLLEEDMRIRSSDPAFIEAVDRYYDHLLGLLTPYQVDQGGPILMMQVENEYGSYGEDKAYLRAIRDLMKKKGVTCPLFTSDGPWRAALRAGTLIEEDLFVTGNFGSKAAYNFGQMQEFFDEYGKKWPLMCMEFWDGWFTRWKEPVIQREPEELAEAVHEVLELGSINLYMFHGGTNFGFMNGCSARGTLDLPQVTSYDYGALLNEQGNPTEKYYAIQKMMATYYPEYPQQEPLIKECLPEQTLQLAAKTSLFGNLDNLAQVETSLYPEKMEELGQTTGYLLYETDLELDAEEEKLRIIDGRDRVQIYLDDRHVATQYQTEIGEDLFIKGKKKAVTNLKILLENMGRVNYGHKLLADSQHKGIRTGVCVDLHFHLHWKQYPLDLQDLSQLDFSKEWQAGAPAFYRYDFQLDHTLDTYLDMTGFGKGVVFVNGHNLGRFWEVGPTTSLYVPHGFLKEGANSLIVFETEGRYQETLQLVQQPTFKEVKGENL; encoded by the coding sequence ATGGATGTTTTTGAAATTCGCGATGATTTCTATTTAAAAGGTCAACCTTTCAAGATTTTGTCTGGAGCGATTCATTATTTTCGAATTGATCCTGCTGACTGGTATCATTCCTTGTTTAATCTAAAGGCCTTGGGGTTCAACACGGTTGAGACTTATGTGCCATGGAACGTGCATGAACCCCGCAAGGGGCAGTTTGACTTTAGTGGTCGATTGGATCTAGAACGTTTCATTCAAACAGCCCAGTCCCTAGGACTTTACATGATTGTAAGACCGTCGCCCTTTATCTGTGCAGAGTGGGAATTTGGTGGATTGCCAGCCTGGCTCTTGGAAGAAGATATGCGCATCCGCTCATCGGACCCAGCCTTTATCGAAGCGGTTGATCGTTATTATGATCACTTGCTTGGGTTGTTGACACCCTACCAAGTGGATCAGGGTGGTCCAATCCTCATGATGCAGGTGGAGAATGAATATGGCTCTTATGGAGAGGACAAAGCTTATCTGCGTGCCATTCGGGATTTGATGAAGAAAAAAGGTGTGACCTGTCCCCTTTTTACATCAGATGGTCCATGGCGAGCAGCGCTAAGAGCAGGAACCTTGATCGAAGAGGACCTCTTTGTGACAGGGAACTTCGGCTCCAAAGCAGCTTACAATTTTGGCCAGATGCAAGAATTCTTTGACGAATACGGCAAGAAATGGCCCTTGATGTGTATGGAATTCTGGGATGGCTGGTTTACCCGCTGGAAGGAACCCGTGATTCAAAGGGAGCCAGAGGAGTTGGCAGAAGCTGTACATGAGGTCTTGGAGCTTGGCTCCATCAATCTCTATATGTTTCATGGCGGAACCAATTTCGGCTTTATGAATGGTTGCTCAGCTCGGGGAACGCTCGATTTGCCACAGGTGACGTCCTATGACTATGGGGCTTTGCTCAATGAGCAGGGCAATCCGACAGAGAAGTATTATGCTATTCAAAAAATGATGGCGACCTATTATCCGGAATACCCACAGCAGGAACCGCTTATCAAAGAGTGTTTGCCAGAACAAACCTTGCAATTGGCAGCCAAGACTAGTCTTTTTGGGAATCTGGACAATCTGGCTCAGGTTGAGACCAGCCTTTATCCCGAAAAGATGGAAGAGTTGGGGCAAACCACAGGTTATCTACTATATGAGACAGACCTTGAGTTGGATGCGGAAGAAGAAAAACTGCGCATCATTGATGGTCGGGATCGGGTACAAATTTACCTAGATGATCGCCATGTAGCAACACAATACCAAACAGAGATCGGTGAAGATCTTTTTATCAAAGGAAAAAAGAAAGCGGTTACGAATTTAAAAATCTTGCTTGAGAATATGGGACGTGTCAACTACGGGCACAAGCTCTTAGCTGATAGCCAGCACAAGGGCATTCGTACAGGTGTCTGTGTGGATTTGCATTTCCACCTTCATTGGAAGCAGTATCCACTGGATTTACAAGATCTCAGTCAGCTCGATTTTTCAAAGGAATGGCAGGCAGGTGCTCCAGCCTTTTACCGATATGATTTTCAGCTGGACCACACCCTTGATACCTATCTAGATATGACAGGATTTGGAAAGGGGGTCGTCTTTGTCAATGGCCATAACCTTGGCCGCTTCTGGGAGGTCGGACCGACCACTTCACTTTATGTGCCTCATGGTTTCCTCAAAGAAGGAGCCAATAGCCTGATCGTCTTTGAGACAGAAGGGCGGTACCAAGAGACACTTCAGCTTGTTCAACAACCTACATTCAAAGAAGTAAAGGGGGAAAACTTATGA
- a CDS encoding GntR family transcriptional regulator, with protein sequence MAIPKYQHIKDELKQQIISGKFENGDKFYTEAELIKIYDVSSITVVRALNDLATDGYIVRQQGKGTFVSRARKHKLVEFSDVETFPIQKAKVKVLSIKRGNTLNILDKLGLNPTQFYYKIERTRQIEDDTYIFHQTYIPEQYINPNYPNLEYYSSIYDRFKEDYHIHMNDEHFEEVNEIVFPTPSKVAKVLKIDENFPTVKQVKTTKLEATGQILEYTETYKRGDYYKIKFISCSRDH encoded by the coding sequence ATGGCAATTCCAAAGTACCAACACATCAAAGATGAATTGAAGCAGCAAATTATCTCAGGAAAATTTGAAAATGGAGATAAATTTTATACGGAAGCTGAACTCATTAAAATTTATGATGTCAGCTCTATCACCGTTGTCCGTGCTTTGAACGACCTCGCTACTGATGGTTACATTGTCCGCCAGCAAGGAAAAGGGACCTTTGTTTCTCGTGCTCGAAAACACAAACTGGTTGAGTTTTCAGATGTTGAAACTTTCCCCATCCAAAAGGCCAAAGTCAAAGTTCTCTCTATTAAACGCGGAAATACCTTGAACATCCTAGACAAACTAGGCCTCAATCCAACGCAATTCTACTATAAGATCGAACGGACTCGTCAAATAGAGGATGATACGTATATCTTCCACCAAACCTATATTCCTGAACAATACATCAATCCAAACTATCCAAATTTGGAATACTATAGCTCTATCTATGATCGCTTCAAAGAAGACTACCACATTCATATGAATGATGAGCACTTCGAAGAAGTCAACGAAATCGTCTTCCCTACACCTAGCAAGGTGGCCAAAGTATTAAAGATCGACGAAAATTTCCCAACGGTCAAACAAGTGAAGACGACCAAGCTAGAAGCAACTGGCCAAATCCTTGAATACACGGAAACCTATAAACGCGGTGACTACTACAAGATTAAATTCATCTCCTGTAGTCGCGATCACTAA